The genome window TTTTTTGGCTTAGACGACTATAATTATATAAGATCGTCTGGTATAAAACTGTTTAACAAATAGGTCACCCTGGGCTCAGAGTGATCTATTTGTGCGTTTCAAAAAGTTTAAAAGTGGTATTCTGACCATCAAAAATCGCATTTATTATCCTTAACGTTTCTGTCTAGAAAGTTAGGCAGTTGAATATAGAGTAGATATGAAAAGGGTCACCAGATTGTATTCACTAGGCCCTAATGGGTAGACCATATCAAGAATAGGAGTGGAAAACCATGAAGAAAAAAATATTTTCGTTGTCTATTATTTCTTTAGCTATAGCTACCACAGTAGGTGTAACTTCAGCCTCACCAAGTAAAACTAGCGGAAACAACATTATTTCTCAAAGATCGGGCGGAAGCGCAACAGTAAGAGAAGCGTTTAGTGTCCCTAAAGGCTGGGGGCATGTTAAACTTTGTTTGAAGAATCATTCTGATCATCCAGTAAAGGTAAGTTTAACTCACAGCGGTTCAAACAAACTATATTTCGAAAGTTTAGTAATCGCTCCTCACGATACAGTGGCTTGGAATTCTAACGACCAAGGTTTCAGCGATGGTTTACGTTCTGGAGACTACATACTTCAATGGAGGGGCGGTGATTATAAAGTTGACGGGGAAACATGGGGAGTAGCTGGCTCAAAGCCCGAAACCTCTAAATGAACTAATACTAGCTTCCTTTGTTAGACACGTCCTTGTAGGGCGTGTTTTTTATTAGCTTGTAGCCGATATAAGGACCTTGAGAGAGCTAAGTAATGAAGGATCAAATTGAATCAGATACTTCAATGCAAATATTCAGCCAATTAGAGCAGCAGAGAGGTGAAGATTGAAAGCAATTGAATTAGCAATTGTATTAAATGGTAAAGAGGACAATTTGACCTGGTTGCACTATCTTTTGTTCCTAGGAAAGGAGAAATGATTTTATGGAATAATCAACTCTATCGTGTGCTTGATGTTATGTATAGTTTTGAAACAAACATAAAGTGTTAGACTCGGAAAATAAAGTTGTAGACTGAGAAAATAAAGTATTAGACTAACGATGTTTCATTAAGCTAACTGGCAGAATAGTTTAAGTTCATGAGCAGTGAACTATACCGCAAGGAGAAAGACATTTTTGGAAGCAAGCTCCTACTTGGTCAAGGGAAATATCAGAGAGTCGAAGTGGCTCCCTGACTATTTTCTCTAAGTATCCTTCTTTAGTTGATCCGTCTGCACTTCTGGTTCACGCTTTGCAACTCTGGATATGACAAAGACTGTTGAGAGAATCAGAACAAAGCCCAATAAATCAATCATTTGAAACTTATCGTTCAACCATACAACAGATAGTACCGTGGCTACTACTGGTTCAATCGAAGCTAAAAGACTGCTTTTCGTAGCACCAATTCGCTTGATTCCCTCCAAAAATAAGATATAGGCCAGAATTGTACCAAATAAAATAACGACACCCAGAGCAACATATGCGTTAAGACTAATTGTGCGCTTCAATTCCCAGGGTTTAAAGACAATGAATAAAATCCCTTCGCCTAGAAGCATCCCCCATGCTGTCATGATTAGGGTGTCGAATTTTTCCATTAACGGTTGTGATTGAATGCTATAAACAGCAAAACATAAAGCAGATAATATCGCCAAAAACAAGGATTCTCCTGAAACGTGCAGAGAGGAGATATTGCCATGAGTCGCCGTAATAAAGATTCCAAGGATCACGAGCATCACGGATACAATTTCATAACGAGCTGGCATTATTCATATTTCATAATGCTACTGGCTTTATAATCAGTCCAGTCTACCCATTATATTTACTTTAACGGATGGATTAACATAAATTTTTAATCGTAAGTGGTTGTTCTTAACATATGCAGGCTGGATTAGACTCTTTCAAATTTTTCTTTATTATTTATATATACAGTGAATCCTTGACATAACTACACCTAGCCTTCGAAGGATTCTAAGAAAATAAGGGCTGGGTAACAAAACCATTCCCCTATTTTGCAACCATGACTGAACACGATCCGTATTATAATACAAAACGCGAACACAAATATGGAGGTAATTAGTGATGAATGAACAAAAGGGATGCGTGAAATGCGGCAGCCGAAACGCCAAGACGAAAGAGGTGGCCATGACTGGCACCGGCCTCTCTAAAATGTTTGATATTCAGCACAACCAATTTGTCGTCGTTTATTGCGAAAATTGTGGTTATTCCGAATTTTACAACAAGCAATCGTCGATGGGATCAAATATTCTCGACCTATTCTTTGGTTAAGCTGTGGAGGCGCGTCCTCCACTCCTTGACCCATTCATCAGGGACATCCTTAAAATTTACATCGCATCTTATTATTTTGCTTTTAATATTTTCCCACTTCAATGAAAGATCATCCATACCCGCCTTTATGATGAATCCCACTACCGATATCGCTAACTCTCCAACTAACGTATGAATGCCATTTTCAGTTAATTTTTATAAAAACTCTATGTATCCCTGCTTTAAATAACGGGTAAGTGTGTTTATAACGTCTTTTGGCTAATCAAACTAATTCAGTCTTGGAAGAATTGAAATCAAAATGACTAGGGTGACTATAAGAACACCAACTCTACTTGAGTCATAAAAACTATAAACGGGGTCACAACTCACAAGCGATGGTTGGAATCAAATTTTTGCTTTACCCTCGCGAGCGATTATTTAGAAACGAAACACATGCTGTTTAAAGAAAATAAAGTATTAGACTGGCAAACGCCCCATTAAGCTAACGGGCAGGATAGTCATAAATATGTTAAAATAAGGGTGAATAAAATTTGAGGTGATTTAATGTTTAATCCGAATGTCTTCTTCTATTAGTTGTGTCTAAGGCCATGGCTTCAAATGCCAAAATCTAACCCGGCACAACGGGGATGAAGATGTTTATACGGGAAGAGATTCAGTCCTGGGAAGAAGAGAAACAACGTAGTCTGGAGATCAACATTAAGCTCAAAGATCCAAGAAGAGAGAAGCTTAAGGATTTCCGTAAAGGAATCAAGAGTGTTCATTACAACAAAGAATGTAAAGTAGCAAGAAAAGATGATTATCGTCTGTATAGAACAAAAATGAAACGACTGATGCGTAGTGAGAAATACGAGCTCCTACACAGTTACAAACGAACAAGTGGTTGGATTACTTGGTAAATGAGGTAGCCCTTGGATGAACTCATCCTATTGTTGAAGTGACTAGCAGTAGGGCAGCTCAGAGGGGCTGCTTTTTTTCATTGAAGTAACGGCAGGTTAGAGCCAATACGTGGTATTATTTAGAAGGAATCGATTCGAGAACAATTGCTGGGACAAGGAGCGTTGTAACATGAAGCTGATCAAAGATAACCGAAGCAGTGTGAAAACTAAAGCCGGTTATATTTTATTTGTTTTGATGGCGGCATCAATTGCAATAACAACTGGTGCATGGGTAAGTTCTCGAATTTATTAAATCAGTTGGTCTTTACACTAACGGGATAAGCTTCCATAATGGTAAAGGTACAAGCTATTAAGCTAACTGGATCTTTTAACAGCTCACGGCCATCCAGGTATTTGCTTTAAAATACAAATATTCATGTTATGGCCAATCGAATAGTAAATTTAAAATCCCAACGTTACCTATAATAACTTTTTAAGCTGGGAGATACGGCCTTGTGACACGCCAAGCCATTCGGCATATTGACTTTGCTTGGCTTCTGGATGCTTACGTATTAGCTTCCGTAGGTTACAATTTAGATATTGACGATATTTTAGACCGATTTGAATCTCATATCACAGCATACCGTGAACCCGAAGCTACAGATATTTACACTCAGCAGGTATTATCAGATGAATATGCTCGTTTTTGGTACAAACTCGCTAAGTACAATCTGTTCAGAGAAAAATACCCATACGGTTTTAAATGTCTTATACACGCTTTTGAAAAATCCGTTAAAATAAATAATGTACTACTAATTTCCAACTGCTCAGGTTTGTTAGAACGTTTCAGGGTTCATGCAGACCCTGAAACACTGGTTCAGTATCAAAGTATGCTTCTGGAGGTGTGGAAAAATGAGAAATAAGATGGTTTTCTTTTTAGCAGTTAGTTTTGGTTTTGTACTGGTGTCTGGAGCATCAGCATTTGCTCCATTTGAACACCATCAATCTCCTGGTACAATTTCGACTCAAGGCCATGTCGGTGGATTCTGATATTTCAGGAGGTGTGGGAAAGAAATGAAAAAAAAGATGCAAGGTTATATTGGTGGGGCATAAGTCAGGCATACGCATTTATAGTTTCCTTGACCAGCTTTTTAGCTGGTCTTTTTATTTTTATATAGGTAGCTTCTATGCAAAACTATTTCCCACACCTCACAATGAATTATTATTCAATAAAATGTAGTGTATTCTTTGTACTTGTAATACCAGGCAGTTTATGTGAGCAAGACCAACGCCGGGAGAATCCAGAATATCACTGGATTTTCTCGGCGTTGGTCCGTGATCAGAGACGCGCCAACTGAATGATCGATGCGAACGAAAAAAGCAGCTCCTGCATCTGCAGGAGCAGGAGCCATTTTTTGAATATCATAGAAACAAATATTAAAGATAGGCTAATACTGCGTTGAATATTAGTAGGCCTTCCCATAGAATGTTGTGATATCTGGAAAGATACGGTCAAATTTATGCATGATAGTTCACAAATTCTCCAAAGGGGGAGTAATCGATGAACCTTCACTGGAATATACGCATGTTGAATGTTGCAAATAGGCGACTACGACGAGCAAGGCACTTTTTAAAACTAGGAAGGTTTGAACAAGCTGAATATGACATTTTAGCCACTATAGTCATTCTCAGTGGTACGTTGGGTTAGTTGAATAACAACAGCGGCAGTCTTAGACTTTATTTTTCAAGTCTTTGGTCTGCCGCTGCTTCTTTTACTTATTTTCTAATAGCTGACGATTCTTCTCTTTAAAACCTGCGGTAATTCAACGACACCAGTCTAACACTTTATTTTAACCAAACATTATAAGCAAAATGCCTCTGCCAGGAAAGAAAACTCATACTTCATACAACTTGGAAAGAAGGGAATTCTAGAGTGGCTGGAGATTGATGAAATTTATAAAGAAATGATGAAGGTAATCATGCTCATGCACATTGGTGAATCTTCCGGATAAGGAGGAGCAGGGATATACCGGTTGGCTTTTCAGCTCATGGCCGGATCAGCAGCGCAACTAAATCCGGAAGAGGAATCAGTGGCATGTCCCGATTGATTTTGCGGAGCTGCGCGAAAAACAGAGTAATATTATTCAAAAATTAAAAACAAAAGACTCCCGTGATCATCGGGAGTCTTTTGCCTGTCCGGACGGACATATGTACGAACCGTATGTTACAGCGATTTGCCCCGGACGGGGTCTCAATTAGAGCTATAACTTATATTATTATATTACATCTTTATATTTATTCTGTCAACGAATTCTTCAAAAAATCAAGGCTGAGACTTAAACTGCACTGGTTGCAGCTGCCTGCGAAATCTTTGCAATTTCCTGCTGAATACTTTCCTCAGCCGGTTTCCATGTTACTTCTGTATTAGAAAGGAGATCTCTTAACAGTTTCTTTCTAACTCCTAAAGGCACTGGCAGCTGGATCATATCGATACATTGCATAGTTACATGGTCATGACATTTGTAGTAAAGTTTATCTTCTATTACTACATGTGTTACTGGTCGGTAAAGGGCAGTACGATCTCCAGCATTGAGCTTGATGGGGATTAATTGTGGAACGTTAAAAATAACATCTCTTAAAAGCTTTTCTTTCAGATAATGTAACCGGAACATATCTTCTACCTTAGATAATTGTAACGGTGATAGGGATAAAGGCGTAACCTTGGCATGAGTCTGATCAGGAACAATCTTGATGCTTTTTCTTGATACACTTGTCATTTGACCTATTTTTACAAGGCTTTCCTTTGGAGGATGACTTGGATTAGGATTCAATCCTTTAATCACACCAATACTTGATTTATCAAAGCCAATTTTTTTCTTACTAGACAAAGGAATGACAACAACATGCCCCAGAGTTGAGTTGAAATCCCAAATAATAGCAGGGTGCGGTTCGTCTAGAACCTGGCCGAGCCCTATAAAATTCACAAATACAACCTGGCCTTTGACAAGAGGCTGTGCAAAAACCTTTGTCTTGGGGTCTTGGGTTACTTGATTCAATTCAATTTCTATTATCCTTGCATGTTGATCCCATGCTCTTGCTTTAATTTCTGAGTTTAAAAGCCTTTCGCGCTCTTCTACCATATTACGGCTGAACTTCTCGATAAGTAATGTCTGCGTAGTACTTGGCAGATCGCGAACTCGATCTCTAAAACGCTCCCAAATTTTTGCCATTATTTCCAACCTTTCGATATTGCATACGAACGATAGTTTGTATATTATACCATGAATTGAGCCTCTCGTCAGTTTGAACGTTTAAAATCAATATCTTCATTGAGCTGTAAGATGAGGTTCTTATCAGATTGTTTACGGAATTGTAGATGAGAAGGTAAGGTTACAGTCCATGATACGGCCCGCCGGGATCGGTGACCAGGTAAATGTTGTGCTGGCTGGATAAAGTGCGCTAGCTGTACAGTGACAACAAGTTTATACCTTTCAAAAAGGATGATATCAGGAATGTGCAAATTATTACTTGTTGTCACTGTGCATATGAAAAATACCGCAAAGTAGATTTTTCGAAAATCTCGTGAGATATGGCTTTACTGATGTCCAATGTACTGTTAAAAAAAGACTTTTTTACTTTCGCAGTAATTTTGGAAAGTTATTTTGGCGGGAACTATATACTGTCGTGTACATCGACACAAAGTTCCCTACTTTAGTAGTTTAATCGTACTTTTAGTGACTTAGTTCTTTTTCACCAAGGGAATGAGGTGATTTTTTCTTATTTATCAAGCTAAGTAGGCAACTTTGTGTCACTTACGCAGCCAAGTAGGCAACTTTGTGTCACAAAATAATGACACAAAGTTGCCTACTAAAAATACAAAAACCCTTATAAAATAAGGGTTTCTATGGTTGGTAACTTTATGTCGATGTACATGTCGCTTTTCATATACAACACATCTCATGTTTGTTATAATGATTTAAAGTCTATAATAATGGAAAAAATATTTGAACACATTGAAAACAGGGCAGAGGCACAGATGATGCTATGTACACACCATGCGGGCTACTAAGGTGAGGATTCTAGTATTTAAGATTCACAACTTAATTACGTATAAGTCAAGTTATGTGAAATTTATTATATGGGAACACCAGTTCCCGTTATCATATCTATTGATATAATTTTAAATCCATTATTTAATAATTTCGTATTAATTTGGTTATGCGTAATTTTGTTTATCAGGAGGATTTAGATTAATGCATATTGATGAACGCAAAAAGTTATTAAAAAGAACTGAAAGTAAGTTGATTCAACTTCCCTGGTATGTAAAGGAGTTCATAGAATACAGTAAACGTAAACGGTCTCCTAATACATTATTAAACTATACCTTAGATTATATAACTTTCTTTGATTGGCTCATTTCTGAAGGATTTTACAAAGGTGAACGAGTCGATATTCCGATTGAAGTACTGGAAAGTTTGCGGTTTTCTGATATAGATCGGTTTGGTGATTTTTTGAGCTTTGAACATAACAACGCTCCCGAATCCGTTGATCGCAAATACGCTGCACTCAAGTCCCTTTTTCATTATTTATCTCAGATATCAGAGGATGAACATAACTTTCCTTATTTAAAGCGCAATGTAATGATAAAAGTGCAATCATCTAATAATGAGAAGTCTACTCTTGAAGATAAGGCTGCACGTATCGAAAATAAGATTTTACTAGATGATGAAATTTTTGATTTTCGGTTATTCGTGGCTGAAGGGTTTAAGGAGACTATTAAGGACAATAGGCGGATTTTAAACTCGCACCTAAAGAATATGGAGCGTGATTTAGCACTTATAAGCTTAATACTTGGTTCAGGCATGCGAATTTCTGAAACAATTGCATTGGATTTAAATGATATCGATCGACTAAAATCAAAACTTTCTGTCACTCGTAAAGGTAACAAGAAAGATTCTGTGACTATAAGCGACATTGCTCTTCAGGATTTAACATCCTATCTACAAATTCGAGAAAGTCGTTACCATGTTACGGAACAGCAAACTGCAGTCTTCCTATCCCTTCCCACCGGGCCTTCTGGGAAAACTAACAGGTTGACTGTAAGAGCTGCTCAAAAAATGATGGAACGTTACGCAAAAGCCTTTGGAAAGCCTGGTTTATCTATGCACAAACTTAGACACACTTTCGCAACAAAATATAATAAAGAAAATAATAATTTAGGGGCTCTTAAGGAGCAACTTGGACATACAGATGTTAATGTGACCATGATCTATACACATATAGGTAATGAAGACAGAAGAAAATCTGTAA of Paenibacillus polymyxa M1 contains these proteins:
- a CDS encoding DMT family transporter, with the translated sequence MPARYEIVSVMLVILGIFITATHGNISSLHVSGESLFLAILSALCFAVYSIQSQPLMEKFDTLIMTAWGMLLGEGILFIVFKPWELKRTISLNAYVALGVVILFGTILAYILFLEGIKRIGATKSSLLASIEPVVATVLSVVWLNDKFQMIDLLGFVLILSTVFVISRVAKREPEVQTDQLKKDT
- a CDS encoding zinc ribbon domain-containing protein codes for the protein MNEQKGCVKCGSRNAKTKEVAMTGTGLSKMFDIQHNQFVVVYCENCGYSEFYNKQSSMGSNILDLFFG
- a CDS encoding type II toxin-antitoxin system PemK/MazF family toxin, whose protein sequence is MAKIWERFRDRVRDLPSTTQTLLIEKFSRNMVEERERLLNSEIKARAWDQHARIIEIELNQVTQDPKTKVFAQPLVKGQVVFVNFIGLGQVLDEPHPAIIWDFNSTLGHVVVIPLSSKKKIGFDKSSIGVIKGLNPNPSHPPKESLVKIGQMTSVSRKSIKIVPDQTHAKVTPLSLSPLQLSKVEDMFRLHYLKEKLLRDVIFNVPQLIPIKLNAGDRTALYRPVTHVVIEDKLYYKCHDHVTMQCIDMIQLPVPLGVRKKLLRDLLSNTEVTWKPAEESIQQEIAKISQAAATSAV
- the xerS gene encoding tyrosine recombinase XerS, with product MHIDERKKLLKRTESKLIQLPWYVKEFIEYSKRKRSPNTLLNYTLDYITFFDWLISEGFYKGERVDIPIEVLESLRFSDIDRFGDFLSFEHNNAPESVDRKYAALKSLFHYLSQISEDEHNFPYLKRNVMIKVQSSNNEKSTLEDKAARIENKILLDDEIFDFRLFVAEGFKETIKDNRRILNSHLKNMERDLALISLILGSGMRISETIALDLNDIDRLKSKLSVTRKGNKKDSVTISDIALQDLTSYLQIRESRYHVTEQQTAVFLSLPTGPSGKTNRLTVRAAQKMMERYAKAFGKPGLSMHKLRHTFATKYNKENNNLGALKEQLGHTDVNVTMIYTHIGNEDRRKSVNKADS